The following proteins are co-located in the Xiphophorus hellerii strain 12219 chromosome 2, Xiphophorus_hellerii-4.1, whole genome shotgun sequence genome:
- the smad6b gene encoding mothers against decapentaplegic homolog 6b isoform X1: protein MFRTKRSGLVRRLWRSRLIPDKEGEDGNGRNSEGCRDDLFGNNPEKIPKTEFRPMTLSGSFFGDIGSVCAVESGGGDGGGFGALGVTSDQDAGAVCVPEQGSPRSVQDSECRTVTCCLFKERDHTEAAQGTRDPGSCHFMLRSLGPGDGSSSPEAQEAMPRTVLEQELKTATYSLLKRLKEKALDTLLEAVESRGGMPSDCVMISRTELILGGHVASPQLLVCKVYRWADLQHTVQLKPLCECKSFGAQDSPTVCCNPYHYSRLCGPESPPPPYSRLSPNEEHKPLDLSDSTLSYTESEAASSPNITPGEFSDASMSPDAPKQSHWCNVAYWEHRTRVGRLYTVYEHSVSIFYDLPQGTGFCLGQLNLDHRSSTVLRTRGKIGYGILLSKEPDGVWAYNRSEHPIFVNSPTLDMPNSRTLVVRKVMPGYSIKVFDYERSCLLRHSQDSDFLDGPYDPNSVRISFAKGWGPCYSRQFITSCPCWLEILLNNHR, encoded by the exons ATGTTCAGGACGAAACGCTCAGGTCTTGTGCGGCGACTCTGGAGAAGCCGTTTGATCCCAGATAAAGAAGGGGAGGATGGAAATGGCAGAAATAGTGAGGGCTGTAGGGACGATCTTTTTGGCAACAACCCAGAGAAAATTCCCAAAACGGAGTTCAGACCGATGACCCTCAGCGGGTCGTTTTTCGGGGACATAGGGAGCGTGTGCGCCGTGGAGAGCGGCGGCGGAGACGGCGGAGGTTTCGGCGCCTTGGGGGTCACGTCGGACCAAGATGCAGGCGCGGTGTGCGTCCCGGAGCAAGGGAGCCCCCGCTCCGTGCAGGACAGCGAGTGCAGGACGGTGACGTGCTGCTTGTTTAAAGAGCGGGACCACACCGAGGCGGCTCAGGGCACCAGGGATCCGGGGTCGTGCCACTTCATGCTGAGGAGCCTCGGACCGGGAGACGGCAGCAGCTCTCCCGAGGCACAGGAGGCGATGCCACGCACTGTGTTGGAGCAGGAGCTGAAGACGGCAACGTACTCCTTGCTGAAACGGCTAAAGGAAAAGGCGCTTGATACCTTGCTGGAGGCGGTGGAGTCCAGGGGAGGGATGCCCAGCGACTGTGTTATGATTTCCAGGACAGAGTTAATCCTGGGTGGACATGTGGCATCCCCGCAGCTGCTTGTGTGCAAAGTGTACCGATGGGCTGACCTGCAGCACACGGTCCAGCTCAAACCGCTCTGTGAGTGCAAGAGCTTTGGGGCCCAGGACAGTCCAACCGTATGCTGCAACCCCTATCACTACAGCCGGCTCTGTGGGCCAG AGTCACCTCCACCACCATATTCGAGGCTTTCCCCGAATGAAGAGCACAAGCCACTGG ATCTCTCAGACTCCACTTTGTCGTACACTGAAAGCGAGGCAGCCAGCTCACCAAACATCACCCCAGGCGAGTTTTCAG ATGCCAGCATGTCGCCAGATGCCCCGAAGCAAAGCCACTGGTGTAACGTGGCATACTGGGAGCACCGCACGCGCGTGGGCCGCCTCTACACAGTATACGAGCACTCCGTCAGTATCTTTTATGACCTACCTCAGGGAACAGGCTTTTGCCTGGGCCAGCTCAACCTGGATCACCGCAGCAGCACCGTTCTACGCACGCGGGGTAAAATCGGCTACGGTATCCTCCTCAGCAAAGAGCCCGATGGCGTTTGGGCGTACAATCGAAGCGAGCACCCCATATTTGTCAACTCGCCTACGCTGGACATGCCCAACAGTAGGACTCTGGTTGTACGAAAAGTGATGCCAGGATACTCCATTAAAGTGTTTGACTATGAGCGCTCGTGCCTCCTGAGGCACTCCCAAGACTCGGACTTCCTGGATGGACCCTATGACCCCAACAGTGTGCGCATCAGCTTTGCTAAAGGCTGGGGCCCCTGTTACTCAAGACAGTTCATCACTTCCTGCCCTTGCTGGCTGGAGATCCTTCTCAACAACCATAGATAA
- the smad6b gene encoding mothers against decapentaplegic homolog 6b isoform X2 — protein sequence MFRTKRSGLVRRLWRSRLIPDKEGEDGNGRNSEGCRDDLFGNNPEKIPKTEFRPMTLSGSFFGDIGSVCAVESGGGDGGGFGALGVTSDQDAGAVCVPEQGSPRSVQDSECRTVTCCLFKERDHTEAAQGTRDPGSCHFMLRSLGPGDGSSSPEAQEAMPRTVLEQELKTATYSLLKRLKEKALDTLLEAVESRGGMPSDCVMISRTELILGGHVASPQLLVCKVYRWADLQHTVQLKPLCECKSFGAQDSPTVCCNPYHYSRLCGPESPPPPYSRLSPNEEHKPLDLSDSTLSYTESEAASSPNITPDASMSPDAPKQSHWCNVAYWEHRTRVGRLYTVYEHSVSIFYDLPQGTGFCLGQLNLDHRSSTVLRTRGKIGYGILLSKEPDGVWAYNRSEHPIFVNSPTLDMPNSRTLVVRKVMPGYSIKVFDYERSCLLRHSQDSDFLDGPYDPNSVRISFAKGWGPCYSRQFITSCPCWLEILLNNHR from the exons ATGTTCAGGACGAAACGCTCAGGTCTTGTGCGGCGACTCTGGAGAAGCCGTTTGATCCCAGATAAAGAAGGGGAGGATGGAAATGGCAGAAATAGTGAGGGCTGTAGGGACGATCTTTTTGGCAACAACCCAGAGAAAATTCCCAAAACGGAGTTCAGACCGATGACCCTCAGCGGGTCGTTTTTCGGGGACATAGGGAGCGTGTGCGCCGTGGAGAGCGGCGGCGGAGACGGCGGAGGTTTCGGCGCCTTGGGGGTCACGTCGGACCAAGATGCAGGCGCGGTGTGCGTCCCGGAGCAAGGGAGCCCCCGCTCCGTGCAGGACAGCGAGTGCAGGACGGTGACGTGCTGCTTGTTTAAAGAGCGGGACCACACCGAGGCGGCTCAGGGCACCAGGGATCCGGGGTCGTGCCACTTCATGCTGAGGAGCCTCGGACCGGGAGACGGCAGCAGCTCTCCCGAGGCACAGGAGGCGATGCCACGCACTGTGTTGGAGCAGGAGCTGAAGACGGCAACGTACTCCTTGCTGAAACGGCTAAAGGAAAAGGCGCTTGATACCTTGCTGGAGGCGGTGGAGTCCAGGGGAGGGATGCCCAGCGACTGTGTTATGATTTCCAGGACAGAGTTAATCCTGGGTGGACATGTGGCATCCCCGCAGCTGCTTGTGTGCAAAGTGTACCGATGGGCTGACCTGCAGCACACGGTCCAGCTCAAACCGCTCTGTGAGTGCAAGAGCTTTGGGGCCCAGGACAGTCCAACCGTATGCTGCAACCCCTATCACTACAGCCGGCTCTGTGGGCCAG AGTCACCTCCACCACCATATTCGAGGCTTTCCCCGAATGAAGAGCACAAGCCACTGG ATCTCTCAGACTCCACTTTGTCGTACACTGAAAGCGAGGCAGCCAGCTCACCAAACATCACCCCAG ATGCCAGCATGTCGCCAGATGCCCCGAAGCAAAGCCACTGGTGTAACGTGGCATACTGGGAGCACCGCACGCGCGTGGGCCGCCTCTACACAGTATACGAGCACTCCGTCAGTATCTTTTATGACCTACCTCAGGGAACAGGCTTTTGCCTGGGCCAGCTCAACCTGGATCACCGCAGCAGCACCGTTCTACGCACGCGGGGTAAAATCGGCTACGGTATCCTCCTCAGCAAAGAGCCCGATGGCGTTTGGGCGTACAATCGAAGCGAGCACCCCATATTTGTCAACTCGCCTACGCTGGACATGCCCAACAGTAGGACTCTGGTTGTACGAAAAGTGATGCCAGGATACTCCATTAAAGTGTTTGACTATGAGCGCTCGTGCCTCCTGAGGCACTCCCAAGACTCGGACTTCCTGGATGGACCCTATGACCCCAACAGTGTGCGCATCAGCTTTGCTAAAGGCTGGGGCCCCTGTTACTCAAGACAGTTCATCACTTCCTGCCCTTGCTGGCTGGAGATCCTTCTCAACAACCATAGATAA